From Sporosarcina sp. FSL W7-1349, a single genomic window includes:
- a CDS encoding metal-dependent hydrolase, with product MDTGTHVVMGVALGGLALADPVVAADTSTWSAVAAGVLIGSLIPDIDTILKLRNNAVYIRHHRGITHSIPAVLVWPLVISILLSFLIPDAVFIHLWAWTFLAVFLHVFVDIFNSYGTQALRPFSQMWVAIGVINTFDPVIFGLHAVALVTWWLGADPVTTILTLYAVVFLYYLLRFATKSAVKQAVLHTVPDATEVIIAPTIRFFQWRVAASSETHHYVGRAYGRSVTIYDRFERIPMPESPQIEAAMKDENIKAFVSFSSIYRWSIANIGDLCEVRLIDLRYRSKGYYPFVAVVHIDEDLTIVNSYTGWIFSEDKLMKKLKFVPNS from the coding sequence TTGGACACTGGAACGCATGTTGTCATGGGGGTGGCATTAGGCGGACTCGCCCTTGCCGATCCGGTCGTGGCAGCAGATACGTCAACATGGAGCGCGGTTGCTGCAGGTGTCCTGATCGGCTCATTGATACCCGATATCGATACAATATTAAAACTGCGAAATAACGCCGTTTATATACGCCATCACCGTGGCATCACCCACTCGATTCCCGCAGTGCTTGTTTGGCCGCTCGTCATTTCCATCCTGTTATCATTTCTGATTCCGGATGCGGTCTTCATCCATTTATGGGCATGGACGTTCCTTGCTGTCTTCCTGCATGTCTTCGTTGACATTTTCAACTCCTACGGAACGCAAGCGTTGCGTCCGTTTTCCCAAATGTGGGTCGCCATCGGAGTGATCAACACGTTCGATCCCGTTATTTTCGGGTTGCATGCCGTCGCCTTGGTGACATGGTGGCTTGGAGCCGATCCGGTCACTACCATATTGACACTGTATGCTGTCGTCTTTCTTTATTATCTCCTGCGGTTTGCAACGAAATCCGCTGTAAAGCAAGCGGTGCTGCATACAGTACCCGACGCAACGGAAGTGATCATTGCGCCAACGATCCGGTTCTTCCAATGGCGGGTCGCGGCTTCTTCGGAAACCCATCATTATGTAGGACGCGCTTATGGGCGATCGGTTACGATATATGATCGGTTCGAAAGGATCCCGATGCCCGAATCGCCACAAATTGAAGCGGCAATGAAAGATGAAAACATCAAGGCTTTCGTATCTTTCTCCTCCATTTATCGATGGTCGATCGCAAACATCGGAGACTTATGCGAAGTGCGCCTAATCGATCTGCGCTACCGGAGCAAAGGCTACTATCCATTCGTCGCGGTAGTGCATATAGACGAAGACCTAACTATTGTCAATTCCTATACGGGCTGGATTTTCTCCGAGGACAAGTTGATGAAGAAACTGAAATTCGTTCCTAACTCCTGA
- a CDS encoding YfhH family protein, which translates to MENNKNYSEMTEHELRTEIANLREKARKAEQLGMINEFAVHQRKVVMAQSYLVDLDTIKPGEIYRIEGDEGVYFHVDYLKGRFAWGYRLGGEQAVEALPVAMLKSVKDGK; encoded by the coding sequence ATGGAGAACAATAAAAACTATAGTGAAATGACCGAACATGAATTGCGTACGGAAATTGCCAACTTACGCGAAAAAGCAAGGAAGGCTGAGCAGTTGGGGATGATCAACGAATTCGCCGTCCACCAACGGAAAGTCGTAATGGCCCAATCTTATCTAGTCGACCTCGACACGATTAAGCCGGGAGAGATTTATCGGATTGAAGGCGATGAAGGGGTTTATTTCCATGTCGATTATTTGAAAGGCCGCTTCGCTTGGGGCTACCGCTTAGGCGGCGAGCAAGCAGTCGAGGCATTGCCAGTGGCGATGTTGAAATCCGTGAAGGATGGGAAATGA
- the recX gene encoding recombination regulator RecX: MPVITKITQQKKDGERYNIFLDEKYAFSVHETVLVKFGLTKGMSLEEWSIDDMMYEDEIRKAFNRALHFLGFRMRSEHEVKTKLLDAGYGEAVVMEAIVKLKNLGFLNDESFSEALLQTQVKTSNKGPRAIRQELQKKGIKKELQEKVLDGYSEEEQIQIATKLAIKAAEANRSITPSQLKQKIQNALLRKGYSFDIIKQALAQVDFEREEDEWETILESVGEKAWRRHSSKYSGRERRNRVKQTMYQKGIPLELIDRFIEKKELEEDGEQ; encoded by the coding sequence ATGCCTGTTATTACGAAAATAACACAACAGAAGAAAGATGGCGAGCGTTACAATATTTTCCTCGATGAGAAATATGCTTTCAGTGTACATGAAACCGTTCTTGTGAAATTCGGCTTAACGAAAGGCATGTCCCTCGAAGAATGGTCCATCGATGATATGATGTACGAAGATGAGATCCGAAAAGCATTCAACAGGGCGTTGCACTTTCTCGGCTTCCGGATGCGCAGCGAACACGAAGTAAAGACGAAGCTGTTGGATGCTGGCTACGGTGAGGCGGTCGTAATGGAAGCAATCGTGAAGTTGAAAAACCTTGGCTTTTTGAATGACGAGTCTTTTTCGGAAGCGTTATTGCAGACACAAGTGAAAACTTCCAATAAAGGCCCGCGGGCTATCCGACAAGAGCTGCAAAAGAAAGGGATCAAGAAAGAATTGCAGGAAAAAGTGCTGGATGGCTATTCTGAGGAAGAACAGATCCAAATCGCGACGAAGCTGGCGATAAAGGCGGCGGAAGCGAACCGTTCGATCACCCCCTCCCAACTAAAGCAAAAAATCCAAAACGCTTTGCTCCGCAAAGGGTATTCATTTGATATTATTAAGCAAGCACTAGCCCAAGTCGATTTTGAGAGGGAAGAGGATGAGTGGGAAACGATCCTGGAATCGGTCGGCGAGAAAGCGTGGCGAAGGCATAGTTCAAAATATAGCGGTAGGGAGCGGCGGAACCGAGTGAAGCAGACTATGTATCAAAAAGGAATTCCGCTCGAACTGATAGATCGATTCATTGAGAAGAAGGAGCTTGAAGAAGATGGAGAACAATAA
- a CDS encoding TIGR01777 family oxidoreductase, which yields MKIVIAGGSGFIGAEVTRLLLQEGHEVIILTRRARKSDGRLSYVEWLHGEAFPEKKIGTADAFINLAGVSINGGRWTQEHQHRIYDSRMTATDELLRIIHALPKRPTVLVNASAIGIYPASETAVYTEQSEEVAYDFLGRTVMDWEKKAESVEEIGVRVVFTRFGVVLGKEEGALPLMVLPYRLFAGGRVGSGKQWLSWIHVADVARSIVFSITHEEIRGPVNITSPNPESMDDFGRTIGETLKRPHWLPAPSFAIKLALGKKSALVLEGQHVLPEVLQKNGFTFKFPTLTSALQNLMQK from the coding sequence ATGAAGATCGTCATTGCAGGCGGTTCGGGATTCATCGGAGCGGAAGTGACCCGGCTTTTATTACAGGAAGGCCACGAAGTGATCATTTTGACGAGACGAGCACGGAAGTCGGATGGGCGGCTCTCATACGTCGAGTGGCTGCACGGCGAAGCTTTCCCGGAAAAGAAAATTGGAACGGCTGATGCCTTCATCAATCTCGCCGGCGTGTCCATCAATGGAGGACGTTGGACACAAGAGCACCAACACAGGATCTATGACAGCAGAATGACAGCAACCGATGAATTGCTGCGGATCATCCATGCTTTGCCAAAAAGACCAACCGTCTTAGTCAATGCAAGCGCTATCGGAATTTATCCAGCCTCGGAAACCGCCGTCTACACAGAACAATCTGAAGAAGTGGCCTATGACTTCCTTGGACGGACTGTGATGGATTGGGAGAAGAAAGCAGAAAGTGTGGAAGAGATTGGCGTTCGAGTGGTGTTTACAAGATTTGGTGTCGTCTTAGGAAAAGAAGAAGGGGCTCTTCCACTCATGGTCTTGCCTTATCGGTTGTTTGCAGGCGGAAGAGTCGGATCCGGCAAACAGTGGCTTTCCTGGATCCATGTAGCGGATGTCGCTCGTTCAATTGTATTCTCAATTACCCACGAGGAAATCCGGGGACCCGTCAATATCACTTCCCCGAATCCCGAAAGTATGGATGATTTCGGCAGAACGATCGGCGAAACATTGAAACGGCCCCATTGGCTGCCTGCCCCTTCATTTGCCATAAAATTGGCGCTCGGGAAGAAAAGCGCCCTTGTCTTGGAAGGGCAGCATGTCCTGCCAGAAGTTCTCCAAAAAAACGGTTTTACATTCAAATTCCCAACGCTTACAAGCGCCCTCCAAAACCTCATGCAAAAATAA
- a CDS encoding polysaccharide deacetylase family protein gives MLKSHGIGILLAVVIALSGLLLNPFSAKAEEFHWGFKKATDGIPPNAGATLDALLNKHGAIYKGKSEEKVAYLTFDNGYENGYTESILDTLKKEEVPATFFLTGHYLKSATPLVKRMITEGHGIGNHSYDHPNMANLSEKRMEEEWTKFDDLLRELTGMKRTVYARPPEGVFNEKLLAKGNELGYRHIFWSVAFIDWHADKPRGRDYAYNELMKQLHPGAVILMHTVSPDNEQALPSFIQDAKKAGYTFRSLDDLVLEYENVNTHFW, from the coding sequence ATGTTGAAAAGCCACGGAATAGGTATCCTATTGGCTGTTGTCATCGCATTGAGCGGTCTACTTCTGAATCCATTCTCAGCTAAAGCGGAAGAATTTCACTGGGGATTCAAAAAAGCCACCGACGGCATTCCACCAAATGCGGGTGCCACTTTGGATGCGCTCTTGAATAAACATGGAGCGATCTATAAAGGAAAATCCGAAGAAAAGGTTGCTTATTTGACGTTTGATAATGGTTATGAAAACGGCTATACAGAAAGTATTCTGGATACGTTGAAAAAAGAAGAAGTCCCGGCAACCTTTTTCCTGACGGGCCATTATTTAAAAAGCGCTACACCTCTTGTGAAGAGGATGATCACAGAGGGGCATGGTATCGGAAATCATTCGTATGACCACCCGAACATGGCCAATCTGTCCGAGAAGCGGATGGAGGAAGAGTGGACGAAGTTCGATGATCTGCTCCGCGAATTGACCGGAATGAAACGGACCGTCTACGCGCGGCCACCTGAAGGAGTTTTTAATGAAAAGCTCTTGGCGAAAGGGAACGAGCTCGGTTACCGGCATATTTTCTGGTCTGTCGCTTTTATCGATTGGCATGCCGATAAACCACGTGGCCGCGACTATGCGTACAATGAACTGATGAAGCAACTCCATCCCGGTGCTGTCATACTGATGCACACCGTCTCCCCCGATAACGAGCAGGCTCTTCCTTCCTTCATCCAAGATGCGAAAAAAGCAGGCTATACGTTCCGTTCCTTGGATGATCTCGTGTTGGAATACGAAAATGTGAATACGCATTTTTGGTGA
- a CDS encoding OsmC family protein, giving the protein MKFEMTENAFETSTSFGMLTISGNEEYGFRPYQLLVSSLAVCSGGVLRKVLEKMRMPAEHITIEVKEVVRNKDIADRLEKVHIHFIISGAEVNEAKMPRAMDLTKKNCSMVQSVIDSIEVVETYELRK; this is encoded by the coding sequence ATGAAATTCGAAATGACTGAAAATGCGTTCGAAACATCGACATCATTTGGAATGCTGACAATATCAGGCAATGAGGAGTACGGATTCAGACCTTATCAATTATTAGTTTCCTCGCTCGCCGTCTGTAGCGGAGGGGTTCTGCGGAAAGTGTTGGAGAAAATGCGGATGCCTGCCGAGCATATTACAATTGAAGTGAAAGAAGTCGTCCGCAATAAAGATATTGCAGACAGACTGGAAAAAGTCCATATTCACTTCATCATCAGCGGGGCAGAAGTCAATGAGGCCAAAATGCCGAGAGCAATGGACTTGACGAAGAAAAACTGTTCGATGGTCCAATCCGTCATTGATTCCATTGAAGTGGTGGAAACATACGAACTTAGAAAGTAA
- a CDS encoding SE1561 family protein encodes MANPPTNNQIEEVKSRLQQFLITLDQIEPETTDLEEIDRLIGMIDDLEEKMDKIKTDK; translated from the coding sequence ATGGCCAACCCACCAACGAATAACCAGATCGAGGAAGTAAAAAGCAGGCTTCAACAATTCCTCATCACGCTCGATCAAATCGAACCCGAAACGACCGACTTGGAGGAAATCGACCGGTTGATCGGGATGATCGATGATCTCGAAGAGAAAATGGATAAAATCAAAACAGATAAGTGA
- a CDS encoding fumarate hydratase, whose translation MYIETIEKSMYDLICETSTNLPKDVRRKIRAAKEQEDAGTRAAMSLDTIAKNINMADEKLSPICQDTGLPTFKIKTPINVNQLEIKAAIKRAIVQATKDGKLRPNSVDSLTGDNSGDNLGIGLPVFKFEQWEEDHIEVKLILKGGGCENKNIQYSLPTELEGLGRAGRDLDGIRKCILHSVYQAQGQGCSAGFIGVGIGGDRSSGYDLAKEQLFREVDDINPNEQLAELEDYILHTANTLGIGTMGFGGEATLLGCKIGVMHRIPASFYVSVAYNCWAYRRMAVDIDAQTGGITRWHYNDGEKIAFDQEAAPAVASQSSRTVELTAPITEAQIRDLKVGDVVKISGRIYTGRDAIHKHLSENEAPVDLDGQIIYHCGPVVLKNEDGSYEIKAAGPTTSIREEPYQGDIMKKFGIRAVIGKGGMGPKTLAALEEHGGVYLNAIGGAAQYYADCIKEVEGVDLLQFGIPEAMWHLRVEGFTAVVTMDSHGNSLHADVDKTSLEKLAQYKEKVFS comes from the coding sequence ATGTACATAGAAACAATCGAAAAAAGCATGTATGACCTCATTTGCGAAACGTCAACGAATCTACCGAAAGATGTCAGACGGAAAATCCGTGCTGCCAAAGAGCAGGAAGACGCGGGCACGCGGGCTGCAATGAGCTTGGATACAATTGCGAAAAATATCAATATGGCGGATGAAAAACTATCACCAATCTGTCAGGATACTGGTTTGCCAACATTTAAGATCAAAACTCCTATCAACGTCAATCAACTTGAAATCAAAGCGGCTATCAAACGCGCCATCGTCCAAGCGACTAAGGACGGGAAACTCCGCCCGAATTCCGTCGATTCCCTCACCGGCGACAATAGCGGAGACAATCTCGGAATCGGACTGCCGGTCTTCAAGTTCGAACAATGGGAAGAAGATCATATTGAAGTGAAACTCATCCTGAAAGGCGGCGGCTGTGAAAATAAAAACATCCAATACAGCTTGCCAACGGAATTGGAAGGGTTGGGCCGTGCAGGCCGCGACTTGGACGGCATCCGGAAATGCATCTTGCACTCCGTGTACCAGGCTCAAGGGCAAGGCTGCTCCGCGGGCTTCATCGGAGTCGGAATTGGCGGAGACCGTTCTTCCGGATACGATCTAGCAAAGGAACAACTATTCCGTGAAGTGGATGATATTAATCCGAATGAACAGCTTGCGGAATTGGAAGACTATATTTTGCACACAGCGAATACGCTAGGCATCGGAACAATGGGATTCGGCGGTGAAGCGACACTGCTCGGTTGTAAAATCGGTGTCATGCACCGGATTCCAGCAAGTTTCTACGTCTCGGTCGCCTATAACTGTTGGGCTTACCGCCGCATGGCCGTCGACATTGACGCCCAAACAGGTGGAATCACAAGATGGCATTACAATGACGGGGAGAAAATCGCGTTCGACCAAGAAGCGGCACCCGCTGTGGCAAGCCAATCTTCCCGCACTGTCGAATTGACAGCGCCGATCACGGAAGCACAAATCCGCGACTTGAAAGTGGGAGATGTCGTGAAAATTAGCGGCCGCATCTATACGGGTCGCGACGCCATCCATAAGCATCTATCCGAAAACGAGGCACCCGTGGATTTAGACGGTCAAATCATTTACCATTGCGGCCCAGTTGTCTTGAAAAACGAAGACGGCAGCTATGAAATCAAAGCCGCGGGCCCGACGACCTCCATCCGCGAAGAGCCGTACCAAGGCGACATCATGAAGAAATTTGGAATCCGCGCCGTCATCGGTAAAGGTGGCATGGGACCGAAAACACTCGCAGCATTGGAAGAACACGGCGGCGTCTACTTGAATGCCATCGGAGGCGCTGCGCAATATTATGCGGACTGCATCAAAGAAGTCGAAGGCGTCGACCTTCTCCAATTCGGTATCCCGGAAGCGATGTGGCACTTGCGAGTGGAAGGCTTCACAGCGGTCGTCACAATGGATTCACACGGCAACAGCCTCCACGCAGACGTGGATAAAACCTCACTTGAAAAACTCGCACAGTATAAAGAGAAAGTATTCAGCTAA
- a CDS encoding heavy metal translocating P-type ATPase, whose amino-acid sequence MINYAERREKGEPINWRAHIELIAAIISGVLIVLAWVIGKNGVESGSVALYIIAFLIGGFAKAKEGIEETVKNKELNVEMLMVFAAIGSAIIGYWAEGAILIFIFALSGALETYTLNKSHKEISALMELQPEEAWLVQEDGSEVKVPTSSLSLGSILAVRPGERIPVDGKILSGLTSIDMSAINGESIPVEKQNGDELFAGTVNLSGAIRMKMTKPSSETLFQKIINMVQSAQSEKSPSQQFIERFEGTYVKVVLITVFVMMFLPHFLFGWDWTTTIYRAIVLLVVASPCALVASIMPATLAAVSNGAKRGVLFKGGVHLEHLGTLNAIAFDKTGTLTNGTPVVTDFLVRDGVEENEALSIFASIESQSNHPLALAITKYATEQGVDYERHIRMEDVPGHGIKAYMDDQELRVGNPRFIGPDLAYAFRQGAATDLLNEGKTVIFLKDEQGIMAAAAFKDTLRKEAVEAIQHLKNAGIHTIMLTGDNEKTAAAIAKEAGIESFVAECLPEMKVEKLKELLAEHKYVGMVGDGINDAPALATATSGIAMGEGTDVALETADVVLMQNDLTRISYAAKLSRKMQRIVKQNVFFSIAVIIVLIISNFMQVVDLPLGVIGHEGSTILVILNGLRMLNQVE is encoded by the coding sequence ATGATAAACTACGCTGAGCGCCGGGAGAAGGGGGAACCGATCAATTGGAGGGCCCATATCGAGTTGATTGCTGCCATCATTTCTGGAGTTTTAATCGTTCTAGCCTGGGTGATCGGAAAAAATGGAGTTGAAAGCGGCTCTGTCGCTTTGTATATAATTGCGTTTTTGATCGGTGGATTTGCCAAGGCGAAGGAAGGCATTGAGGAAACGGTCAAGAACAAAGAATTGAATGTGGAAATGTTAATGGTTTTTGCGGCGATCGGCTCTGCCATCATCGGCTATTGGGCGGAAGGGGCCATCCTGATTTTCATTTTCGCATTGAGCGGTGCTTTGGAAACTTACACTTTGAATAAAAGCCATAAGGAAATTTCCGCACTGATGGAGTTGCAGCCTGAAGAAGCTTGGCTTGTTCAGGAGGACGGAAGCGAAGTGAAAGTCCCCACCTCTTCCCTGTCCCTCGGTTCCATATTGGCTGTGCGGCCCGGTGAACGGATACCGGTGGATGGGAAAATTCTCAGCGGATTGACCTCCATCGACATGTCTGCCATCAACGGGGAGTCCATCCCTGTGGAAAAGCAAAACGGGGACGAACTTTTCGCTGGCACCGTCAATCTAAGCGGCGCCATCCGGATGAAAATGACAAAACCGAGTTCGGAAACACTCTTCCAAAAAATCATCAATATGGTTCAGAGCGCCCAAAGTGAAAAATCACCATCGCAGCAATTCATCGAACGTTTCGAAGGCACGTATGTCAAGGTCGTGTTGATCACCGTTTTTGTCATGATGTTCCTTCCCCATTTTCTCTTCGGGTGGGACTGGACGACGACCATATACCGCGCGATCGTACTTCTGGTCGTTGCGTCCCCTTGTGCTTTAGTCGCTTCAATCATGCCGGCAACATTGGCTGCCGTATCGAATGGAGCGAAACGCGGAGTCCTCTTTAAAGGGGGAGTCCATTTGGAACATTTGGGCACCTTGAACGCAATCGCCTTTGACAAAACAGGGACACTGACAAACGGAACGCCTGTCGTAACGGATTTCCTCGTTCGTGATGGGGTGGAAGAAAACGAGGCGCTGTCCATCTTTGCCAGTATCGAATCCCAGTCGAACCACCCGCTCGCGTTGGCTATAACGAAATACGCCACTGAGCAAGGGGTTGATTACGAACGGCATATCCGGATGGAAGACGTGCCCGGCCACGGGATAAAAGCATATATGGATGACCAGGAGCTGCGGGTCGGAAATCCAAGGTTCATCGGCCCGGACTTGGCGTATGCTTTCCGTCAGGGTGCGGCTACCGATTTATTGAATGAAGGGAAAACAGTCATTTTCCTGAAAGATGAACAAGGAATCATGGCAGCCGCTGCTTTCAAAGATACATTGCGCAAAGAAGCAGTGGAAGCGATCCAGCATTTAAAAAATGCGGGAATCCACACGATCATGCTGACCGGGGATAATGAGAAAACGGCAGCCGCAATTGCAAAAGAAGCCGGCATCGAATCCTTCGTCGCAGAATGTTTGCCTGAAATGAAGGTCGAGAAATTGAAGGAATTGCTGGCAGAACATAAATATGTCGGCATGGTCGGTGACGGCATTAACGATGCCCCCGCTTTAGCAACCGCAACTTCGGGCATCGCTATGGGGGAAGGAACCGATGTCGCATTGGAAACCGCTGATGTTGTTCTCATGCAGAATGATTTGACCCGGATTTCCTACGCCGCAAAACTATCTCGGAAAATGCAGCGGATTGTAAAACAGAACGTCTTTTTCTCCATTGCAGTGATTATCGTATTAATCATCTCCAATTTCATGCAAGTGGTCGACTTGCCACTCGGTGTCATCGGACATGAAGGCAGCACCATCCTCGTCATTTTGAACGGTCTGCGAATGCTGAACCAAGTGGAATGA